ttggatctggacctggtccaatgtggtctacatatgaaaaaaaatagtaaaatctcctcttttttgcattttcacaaatagaataaagctttcacaaatctgaaactgGGTTTTTAAGAATCTTTAGCCTCTCTGGGTTAATCTAGTCCAGATTTGACAAGTCTAGGTATAGTGGGtttggatctggacctggtctTATGTGGTCTACATATAAAGAAAAAACCCAGTaaaatctccctttattgcGTTCTCATAAAGacaataaagctttcacaaatctaaaagtgtgttttaggcataattaataatttacctTAATGACTAACACTCTTTCAATACAGTAAGAGGTTAAAAAAACGGAGGATCAGTCACTCAGCAATGTAAGCAGTTTCCCTGCTGAATCAGACAGTTTTAAGTTCCCCTTAACTTTCCCCTGAACTGCTGAATTGGAAGCTGCGAATCGGAAGCCAACTTCAGCGTTGTTGTTTTACATAGGCCTATGATGTTACATTTCTCTGTATACAGTTTTCAACATTCATTACCCATTATGTATCTGTAGGGTCatcgtttttttctttacagttATCAAAACCTTTGACTATTTCTGTAAGGTCACACTTTGTATTACAGTTATCAAAATGTGTGATCCTGTCTGTATCTTAGGGTCACAAATGTTTGTAGGCTATACACTTTTGTCAGCCTTTTTGTATTGATAGCGTCACAAACTTTTCTTTAGTTATCAAAAACTCTATCGGGTCACAATGCTGTCTTATAGTTATGAAAATGTGTGACCCTTTTAGTATCTGTATAATCACGTTCTTGTTACAGTTATCAAAATTTGCTACACTTTCTAAACACTGTGGGAGCCACCTTTGTTGTAACAGCTATGAACATCCAGTATGTGATTGAGAATGATAGAAATGTATGCAGAAGCAAAGTAGCTGACAGTCGAATCATGGTGGGTGGGTCACAGAATTGCATGCAACACCTGGACTCATTTCTGCTAAAGGGAAAGATAATAAGAAAAGGTATTTTACAGCAAAATAGGACTGCAACGCATCCTTGCCAAGCCatctgtgatttctttttttattattattaatgtttagtttttaaaatgtcaggtATAATGTTTTCTCAGTCCAAAAAGCTGCAGTATAGGAAAGAAAAGCCAGAGCATTTTTCACAAACttttatttatgtagaattgTTTCGATAAGCATGCTTCACTGTACAAAGGTGTTTGTGAGTGATTCGTTTTTCCAGGTTGAAACCGGTCACCTTCCAGCCACACGTTCAGTTCTCTGGTTGTCTGAAGTTAAAACGTTTTTTGATCCGGATTACAGTTTCAGTTTGCGGAGAACCTCCTTAGTCAGCTGTTTACTGTACCGGTTGATCTTCCAGTGGCCAGGCATCCATCCCAGCAGAAAGCGATGAAAATCTGTCCAGGCAAATGCAAACATTACCCTCCACTCTTTCTCCAGGGCAGCAAAGTCAACATCTTTTTTCACAGATTGATTTAATTCTGTGAAATAGTAGTCCAGCAGGCCTGGTATCCTCTTCTCACACTCCCTCTCCTCCATGCAGCTTCctaaaaaatacacaacatCTTTCATCCCACAGCCCCCTCCAACATACTGGAAGTCTACAGCTGCCACATCCCGTCCACTCTGGGAAAAACAGAAGTTGGCTAACTTGGCGTCTCCGTGAACGACGGTCTTAAAGCGACATTCGTTGAGTATCTTGTCAATGTCACCGGCCGCTGCTTTGAGCTCGGCGTGGTCCATGGCCTCCAGCTCGTCTGGCCGGGTCTCCAGGTGCCAGTAGGTGCCGACAGGCCACAGGCCCTCTGGTGCCACACCCAGGAAGAGAGCGTGGAAGTGGGCGAGCCAGCTGAGACAAGCCTTTATTTCTCGGTCCTTCACGCTGGCCctacaaagaaaaacaatcaaCCTTATTCATCCAGCATGacatttatttatactttactgtacgTCTCACTCTTCTCCATGCCTTGAAAGACCTGGAAAACATGTCTTGAAATTGACAAATGCTGAACTGCtgattttcagatttttttttttttttttttagggtacTTGCATCCACATTTAATGAGCCATGAAgaaatatttcctcatttaaaaCATGAGACCAAAGCTTAAAACCACTTTGATTCCTCCACAGGGCTGTAGCTACCCTCGAGGACACTGAGAACATGTCCCTTGGTATTGAAGAAGTGATTACATTCAGTAATTAGCTATTTTACACAGTCTATGGAAATTATGCACACTGTTTTTCAgcaaaaatttaaataatataaagaGATTTTGTATTTCGCCACTAGAATTGTATCCTGGAAGTATGAAGAAACTTAAAATAGTTTTTAGACTATTATGTTAGAGAATgacatttacagaaaatataaCTAAACACATAAGTACATGAATACAATTACAGTATGACAAGGTGAAAATATTTATGAAAATATCTGAATATATGAAATTTCACAAGCAAAAATCAAAAAGGCAGGTGGGGATGAATTGGGAGAATCTGGACCCATGACcttaatatttttcaaatgttgGCCTTCCTGTTCGCCCAATTTGGATGCGATGCAGACACAAATCTTTACAAAATGTTTAGCacctacaaaaaaaatgttaaactacaCCAGCTTAATGGACATTTAGAATTTGCCCATTCATTTAATGCCCTACTTGCAGAACTACAGACTGTCCATTTCATACAACATTTTCTGTGGTCATACCTTCTCTGATCATAACCAGCCACATCCAGATCTTCCAGCACGATCAGCATCTCGTCTCCATAGGAACAGGCGGCCAGACAGGCGGGGGTCCGGcagctctgattggtggaatagttctgataccagtgtgtctcCACCTGGTAGGATCTCACTTTACGTGTGTGGGAGTGATCTGTGTTCCAGCCTCCGGGATGCTCGGCCTCCTCTGGAAACTTGACATGTTTGACGACCACTGATGGCCGCTCGCAGCCCTCCAGGTGCAGCCTAACTATCTCCCCATAACCACTCCACAGTGTCTGGATCTTTGCACCAACGCGCAGGGACGAAGCACCGCACGCCTGAAGGATGAGATCCTGGTGCTCCTGTTTCATTTCCAGTCAGAGCTGAATAGTAAAGAGGGAACACGGTGTGTGTTGAGCATCTTTTTAGCATTGGAgcagccagtggtggaatgcaactaactacatttactcaagtacaaatttAATGTATTTGCACTTCACTTGtattatttccatttcatgcaactttatacttctactccattaaatctcagaggtaaatatggaacttttttactccactacatttgtctgtcAGCTTTAGATTCAAATTACAACttttcatccccttcctgtccagtgaaaaccttTTCCAACCAattctcctacttcttaagctaaataaagtctcTAATAacctcttggatcagctggaaaatgcatggtcacaaagctgaaaacagggctgtttttctgacaccatgaaacGTTGAGTTTTTAAGAGTAatgtggttctcacaggacagcgacgctacaaacatatgatgatcttatagaatatgatgcatcgctatagattaaactacccaacagtaaaggcagcagcagtggcagcaaaaactgtcaTGTCCTGTTAGTGTccagggacagtcagacactgtcctgtgactcccatgactgtcccaggacagtcttggagtcacaggacaatgcacaggacagtgtctgactgtcccgggacagtcatggagtcacaggacagtgtctgggtgtcacaggacagtgtctgactgtcccaggacactcctcaggacactactaacaggacaggacagtttttgcgGCCACTGCTTCTCAGTAAAGGAGttagcacaaccttaaacatctacagcactaAAATGCAATATacatattaatccagaaacatcataGTAAAACTCTGACAGGgcacattttactgcacaatcactacttttaaaatggatatttaaaatacaatttgcTTATACTCACACACTTTTACTTCCACCACTGGGAGCATCAATATCAATTATTCtctacacacacatcatcttGCTAGTGTTATTGTTGGCGTTGGTCACTATTTTATAGTGTATCACTTACCTTACTCACAAATGATGAAGCTTGAGCATCCAGACAACAAAAAATAGGCTTTATTTCTGCCGTTTCCTTCTCACACATTCAGTGGATGCTACTTGACATGTAATTTAAGCCCAAATGATATAAATACAAATTGAAAGTATGTAacaataaccctaaccctagccaaaacactgcagaaacagaaatatgctaaccctaaccccagaGTGATGAGAAAGAcagcctaaccctaactctaccCTCAGCTTCATACATACCAGGAAGTATTCTCCACAGTCGTCTGTTTGGTGTAAAGCTACAGACAGACATGAAACTAAGTAAGCCAAATGAACACCGCTGCCACCTGCTGGACTGGAGTAAATCAACAGATAATTATTAAAAACCTGCATTAATAGTTTCTTATTCAAGAGTAGATTAAGTTTACAACCAACCACAAAACAGCAGCAGTCCGATCATTCTGAAGTGAT
This sequence is a window from Sander vitreus isolate 19-12246 chromosome 6, sanVit1, whole genome shotgun sequence. Protein-coding genes within it:
- the pkdc gene encoding uncharacterized protein pkdc, whose protein sequence is MKQEHQDLILQACGASSLRVGAKIQTLWSGYGEIVRLHLEGCERPSVVVKHVKFPEEAEHPGGWNTDHSHTRKVRSYQVETHWYQNYSTNQSCRTPACLAACSYGDEMLIVLEDLDVAGYDQRRASVKDREIKACLSWLAHFHALFLGVAPEGLWPVGTYWHLETRPDELEAMDHAELKAAAGDIDKILNECRFKTVVHGDAKLANFCFSQSGRDVAAVDFQYVGGGCGMKDVVYFLGSCMEERECEKRIPGLLDYYFTELNQSVKKDVDFAALEKEWRVMFAFAWTDFHRFLLGWMPGHWKINRYSKQLTKEVLRKLKL